The Spea bombifrons isolate aSpeBom1 chromosome 7, aSpeBom1.2.pri, whole genome shotgun sequence genomic interval GAAAACACACTTTAGATGGCTATTAGAGTCCATGGTAgatattttttactattttgatGTCTTCTTAGCTCCACTTTTTTACAGTAATTCGTCTCTTTGAAACGGAAGAGGAttagcttttaaaaataaaactctttTTGTGAGAGAACATGATTCCTTTAATGactttattatattgttatttttcaggAAGCCCAAGATGACTGGTTTGAAAGATTTAAAGAGGTAAGAATATCAAAactcttttatatatttgacaGTAAATGTTATTGGCCCTCTTCTCTGTGTACAAGTGTTGCGATTTTATAACGGTTTTGGGATATAAGGCTTTAATTAATGCTGGGGGGTAAAATGGGTTGAGAAATAGTTATTGGATCTCATGTCACATACGCTTGGAACAATAAACAATTTTCttccttatttattatttctagtTCTGCATGGTTAACCCGATATTAATGGGGACTTTGACCTCGGTTGTCTTTTTAATCGTTTGCTGGACCATCAGAGACAGTCTCAAAATCAAAGATGTTCGTGAAAAGTATGTTTTCATCACTGGATGTGACTCTGGGTTTGGGAACTTATTGGCACAAAGGCTTCATAAAAGAGGCTTTGGTGTAATTGCTGCCTGTTTAACAGAAAAGGGGAGCCAGGATCTAAAAGCGTGCACGTCACCAGCGCTGAGAACGGTCATATTGAATGTTACAAACCCCAGGAGTATTGCAAATGCCGTGGAATACGTTGCGTCAGAAACTGGGAAAAAAGGTAACTATTATACTTGGGGTCATGCCGTTTTTTCTGTGAGATGATGTTGCTTTGCTCAGTGCCTGCCTGGATTCACCTATTCTCTGTCCAGAACCCACACCAGCCCTATTGGTCccatctattattattttattattattttatatagtgacatcatattccgcagcactgaACAATGGGAATCTAATTATGGACTCTTGTCGTTTTTATGGAATCTGAATATGGCATAGAGGAATTGGGAAACTAATTAGGAAACTAGGAATAAGCATGATGTGCTAGAAAACTAGTTAAGTTGGGGTTAGTGATATAAGTATCAAATATTTGCCTAAAAGTTAAAAGTTATGCTGTGTGTAATACGATTCAGTAATAACAGTAGCATAGGAGAAAGACATTGCTTAGGAAATATTAAGAGCCTAGTTACCTAGTCTTTGCTACTTAAAAACATAAGAGTAACTCATACACAGTAGTTCAGTTTGTGTGATGGGGGGCATAAtgacatttataatataatttgtatcatatatattgattttcaaTTTAAATAGGGTTATTTGGATTGGTCAACAATGCTGGAAGAGCCACTCCTATTGGACCGACTGACTGGTTGGATATGGAGGATTTTCATCGAGTTCTCGACGTCAACCTAATTGGACTTATTGAAGTCACCTTGAAATTTTTGCCGCTTCTAAAAAAAGCCCAGGGAAGAGTTGTCAATGTGGCCAGTGTCATGGGAAGGCTTGCGTTTGGGGGTGGCGGATACTGCCTATCAAAGTGTGGAGTTGAGTCTTTCTCTGACAGCTTAAGGTGAGTTACCAGAATAGATGAGACCTTTGcaaaggatttttttctgggtaaaaaaaagggatttgatgtaaagaggtttttttaattctctgaaAATGAATGTATCTATAAACTTTGCACGGTACAAAATGGACATTATACAAATTATAAACATAATGGCGTCAAATGTGCAATAAAATAAGTATGGCTGTCTTTTTCCTCTATTCTCGGCCATAAGtaggtgtgttaaatttatgTTCTACCGCATTTAATtgaatcattttcttttttattatacttcCACTACTGTAGGATATCGCGTATTcccaaaatctgtattttttcccttttcaggAGAGATATGCAGTATTTCGGAGTGAAAGTTAGTATAATCGAGCCTGGTTTCTTCAAGACTGGAGTCACCAGTCTAGATGTGATTGAGAAGGATTTAAATAGGCTCTGGAACCGGCTTGCACCAGAAGTTAAATGCTCATATGGAGATAAATATTTTGATAAGTGTAAGTATTTCTAGCTCTAAAGccctgaaatgtatatatatatatatatatacatttatttttcacagtAAGGCAATCCCATTGATCAGTTACAGTATGCTTTAAATGATGCTTTTATCATATGTAATAAGTAATTTACTCAGAAAgcacagtataaaaatatatagatgtatatatccAATAATATAGTTCATCTTGCCCCTTGGATTGCACTGGTGACCTAATTTGGAAATCTGAGCATTATCTACTACCCACTCGTAGGTTATGTggatatataactatatataaaaacctTTA includes:
- the LOC128501977 gene encoding retinol dehydrogenase 5-like, producing the protein MALQNEAQDDWFERFKEFCMVNPILMGTLTSVVFLIVCWTIRDSLKIKDVREKYVFITGCDSGFGNLLAQRLHKRGFGVIAACLTEKGSQDLKACTSPALRTVILNVTNPRSIANAVEYVASETGKKGLFGLVNNAGRATPIGPTDWLDMEDFHRVLDVNLIGLIEVTLKFLPLLKKAQGRVVNVASVMGRLAFGGGGYCLSKCGVESFSDSLRRDMQYFGVKVSIIEPGFFKTGVTSLDVIEKDLNRLWNRLAPEVKCSYGDKYFDKYLKIQRLSMNTFCDADISKVTNCMEHALIARYPRTRYGAGWDAKLFWLPLSYAPAVVADKMLKLILPRPLGSKRVLSKNQVDV